The sequence GCCCGGTTAACTCTTCGGAAAAGTGCATGGCATCGCAGTGTGATCCGCCATTACCACAGGCAAGTACCTTACCTTCTTTTTTAAATGAATTTGCTAATAACGTAGCGGCTGTTTCAATGTTTTGTAAGTTTTTTTCATCCGCTAAAAAATCTTGTAATACTTTTTCAGCTTCTAATAATTCATCTTTGATAATTGATAAGTTCATAAAATATCTTCTTAATACTGGGTAACAAAAAATATGGTTGAAATTCATGCGGTGCTAGCTAACTCAATTAATAATCCAGTTATCAGAAATCATGAATTGAACTTTCAGCCAGCTTGAAGGTATTGCAACATCAAGAAAAATACCGTCGTCATTTATCAAAAAATGCTCACACTAACTTGTGAGCATCTTGCTGTAGTAGTTTGAGTGTCTTGTTTATTGCTTACACCAACACTTGCCGTGTGTTTGCGATGTAGTGATGGATCTGACGTTCAGTTTTCGAGTCAATCATTTCTTCAGGTCGACAACTATTTGGGCAAGGCATATTCGGTGTTGTGCCAAACACACGGCAAATTAACGGTCGCTCCTCATACACCTCACAACCATTAGGTCCTAGATGTACACAGTTCCACTCATCTAATGCGGCTTCATGTTCTGCATCCGTTTTCACTGGCAGGCGCGACATTTCTTCCGAAGAGGTTGTGACCGGTCCACAACAATCGTGACAACCCTTCACACATTCGAACGACGGAATACGCTCACGCAGAATCGCGATTATCTCTCGATTATTGTTCATTCATACCTATTGTGCAGTTCGCGAGCGTTATAGCTCTGTCCCTAACTCTTGTGCAGTTCGCGATCATTATAGCTCTATACCTAATCCACTAAAAGTGGCCCATGCCTTTAAATTTACAGCAAACTAATCGCAGTAGAACTGCCCAATACAGAGTCGCCCTCGAAATCAGCCCATACATGCCCCTATTTATACGGCGTTATGGGATGTAAGTGCAGTTTATTTAGTCGTGGCTCACCCATAACCTTTTATATTCTTTAGCCGTTTAATACTGGGTATTGGCGACATCACAGCGCCTATAGATGCTGTGACTATGGTGGCAA is a genomic window of Shewanella psychrophila containing:
- a CDS encoding YkgJ family cysteine cluster protein, with protein sequence MNNNREIIAILRERIPSFECVKGCHDCCGPVTTSSEEMSRLPVKTDAEHEAALDEWNCVHLGPNGCEVYEERPLICRVFGTTPNMPCPNSCRPEEMIDSKTERQIHHYIANTRQVLV